The following are from one region of the Pseudorasbora parva isolate DD20220531a chromosome 12, ASM2467924v1, whole genome shotgun sequence genome:
- the LOC137094177 gene encoding uncharacterized protein has translation MDFLSLEPDRTNTKDILVITDYFTKYAVAIPTPNQKAKTVAKNLWENFIVHYGVPERLHSDQGPDFESKTIKELCEIAGIRKVRTTPYHPRGNPVERFNRTLLSMLGTLRNKDKTHWRDFVKPVVHAYNCTKHETTGFTPYELMFGRQPRLPIDLAFRVPVNNSHNEFHSQYVKTLKTHLQESYELARKNAAKVAARNKTRYDKRVTESSLDVGDRVLVRNVRLRGKHKLADKWDSEVYIVVNRAGELPVYTVKPEGKEGPLRTLHRDLLLPCGFLSPSEEEEKMAHKQQRGRKVLREVNEEEPESSEQCLDNDGEDDDYLMQGIEPISETIPVRFVKEFEVVRAPREIPLKSVEPVIQTQPDSNPASANVSDTHEEYLPEPEYLPETQSSIGPASAHSDMVPERKRFEERSFLSETGQQSLNSPVNTRMENKTNTEQNGKPIPHIPHVPVEKDRVDPVESEASEEDTESDECEAESRLRKSKRMRQKSKRLTYPELGNPMISIIQSLLQGLNTAFVETLAEQPRSVKHTKI, from the coding sequence ATGGATTTCTTATCTTTGGAACCAGATCGTACTAATACAAAGGACATCTTGGTGATAACTGATTACTTCACAAAATACGCTGTAGCAATCCCCACACCAAATCAGAAGGCTAAGACAGTCGCAAAAAACCTATGGGAAAATTTCATTGTTCACTATGGGGTACCTGAAAGGCTTCATAGCGATCAAGGACCTGATTTTGAGAGCAAGACCATTAAAGAGTTATGTGAGATTGCTGGAATTAGGAAAGTTCGAACTACACCGTATCATCCCAGGGGAAACCCAGTTGAAAGGTTCAACCGAACTCTGTTGAGTATGCTGGGTACTCTGAGAAACAAGGACAAAACCCATTGGAGAGATTTTGTGAAGCCTGTTGTGCATGCATATAATTGCACTAAACATGAAACTACAGGATTCACACCATATGAGTTAATGTTTGGCCGACAGCCTAGGTTGCCAATAGACCTCGCTTTCAGAGTACCTGTGAATAACAGCCATAATGAGTTCCATTCCCAGTATGTGAAAACTTTGAAAACTCATTTGCAGGAGAGTTATGAACTTGCCAGGAAGAATGCAGCAAAGGTTGCAGCAAGGAACAAGACAAGATATGACAAAAGAGTGACAGAGTCTTCACTTGATGTGGGTGATCGAGTTCTTGTCAGAAATGTGCGTCTCCGAGGAAAGCACAAATTGGCTGATAAATGGGACTCTGAAGTATACATTGTGGTAAACCGAGCTGGTGAACTTCCTGTGTACACCGTGAAACCAGAAGGAAAAGAAGGACCCTTGCGAACGCTCCACAGGGACCTATTGTTGCCTTGCGGTTTCTTGTCACCATCTGAGGAGGAAGAAAAGATGGCACACAAGCAGCAGAGAGGGCGAAAAGTTCTGAGAGAAGTAAATGAGGAAGAACCAGAGAGTTCAGAGCAGTGTCTGGATAATGACGGAGAGGACGATGATTATCTTATGCAAGGAATTGAGCCCATTTCCGAAACCATTCCGGTGAGATTTGTTAAGGAGTTTGAAGTCGTGAGAGCACCAAGAGAAATTCCCCTCAAAAGCGTTGAACCTGTAATTCAGACACAACCTGATTCAAACCCTGCCAGTGCTAATGTCAGTGATACGCATGAAGAATACCTACCTGAACCAGAATACTTACCTGAAACTCAGTCTTCTATTGGACCAGCCTCCGCTCACAGTGATATGGTACCTGAAagaaaaagatttgaagagagaAGTTTTCTGTCAGAAACAGGGCAACAAAGTTTGAATTCACCTGTTAATACAAGAATGGAGAACAAAACTAACACAGAGCAAAATGGAAAACCCATACCTCACATACCTCATGTTCCAGTGGAAAAAGACAGAGTGGATCCAGTTGAATCAGAAGCATCTGAAGAAGATACAGAGTCAGATGAATGTGAAGCTGAGAGTAGATTAAGGAAGTCCAAAAGAATgagacaaaaatccaaaagacTGACTTACCCGGAATTGGGCAATCCTATGATATCTATTATTCAATCTCTTTTGCAAGGACTAAACACAGCTTTCGTTGAAACATTAGCAGAACAACCCAGATCAGTTAAGCACACTAAGATATAA